One Osmerus mordax isolate fOsmMor3 chromosome 25, fOsmMor3.pri, whole genome shotgun sequence DNA window includes the following coding sequences:
- the frmd7 gene encoding FERM domain-containing protein 7: MTDASAGRAPTARTLYALRKPRESALRLSVVFLDDSEKVFEVENRVLGNDFYNKVCGHLKLLEKEYFGLEFRHACGSYVWLELLKPLAKQIKHTRDPSFRFIVKFFPPDPGQLQKELTRYLFSLQIKQVLSTGSLTCNDNSSALLVSLLLQAELGDYQEQRDVEHLHRTSYVPNQEMLLKKIQKFHRRHRGQAPGEADNQILEVARRLEMYGIRPQPASDGEGTRINLAVTHAGVLVFRGNSRINTFSWASIRKLSFRRKHFLIKLHANIVPSRKDTVEFSLASRDVCKAFWRTCVENHAFFRLSEEPPSQQRPLLYSRGSSFRYSGRTQKQLLDCVRRGERRNLPFERRFYGAHNDSRQCRSSPDLLTDVSKQVYEQACGFPHPSSVQGGKRSQSAAEVIFSPPPRTAPPPSSHAPSRSASFSGAQAAPPGPSDHTPCLNEGEWLHFSGPTSSYSLSPLRRNREHYQGPPPWVWPPGWVTMAPRVYATSGCYGDSRRGDSGRDDTTAGHFSDDSTYQPGLPRRSWSQSDMKILRPSTPSGASGSTPAADFRPLGHYPHLARRHTPVRPTHLPLSLSPLPGRHPPAGAMSRTGSRTGSGELSDSDSVYLSYWPAALRGLGGPGGPGGLARLRVSSGSLQLDEQEEDCLNLDQEPITAPEQP; encoded by the exons ATGACGGACGCTTCGGCTGGTCGCGCGCCTACCGCCAGAACTCTCTATGCTCTCAGAAAGCCCCGGGAGAGCGCACTCCGATTGAGCGTTGTATTCCTGGACGACAGCGAGAAAGTGTTCGAGGTGGAG AATCGCGTCCTTGGGAACGACTTCTACAACAAGGTCTGTGGCCACCTGAAGCTGCTGGAGAAGGAATACTTTGGACTGGAGTTCAGACACGCCTGTGGCAGCTAT GTGTGGTTGGAGCTTTTGAAGCCACTGGCCAAGCAGATCAAAC ACACCAGGGATCCCTCCTTCCGCTTCATCGTCAAGTTCTTCCCTCCAGACCCCGGACAGCTGCAGAAAGAGCTGACTAG gtatCTGTTTTCCCTGCAGATCAAACAGGTCTTGTCCACCGGGAGTCTGACCTGTAACGACAACAGCTCCGCCCtgctggtctccctcctcctgcagg cagagtTGGGGGACTACCAGGAACAGCGGGATGTGGAACACCTCCACAGGACGTCTTACGTCCCAAACCAGGAAATGCTGCTGAAGAAGATTCAGAAGTTTCACCGGAGACACAG ggGCCAGGCCCCAGGGGAAGCAGACAACCAGATATTGGAGGTGGCCAGGAGGCTGGAGATGTACGGGATCCGACCTCAGCCTGCCAGCGACGGGGAAGGAACCAGGATAAACCTGGCTGTCACACACGCTGGAGTACTGGTGTTcagg GGGAACTCAAGGATTAACACCTTCAGCTGGGCCTCCATCCGCAAGCTCAGCTTCAGGAGGAAACACTTCCTCATCAAGCTGCACGCCAACATAGTG cCATCTCGCAAGGACACAGTGGAGTTCTCCCTGGCGAGCAGAGATGTGTGCAAGGCCTTCTGGAGAACATGTGTGGAAAACCATGCCTTCTTCAGGCTCTCTGAGGAACCGCCCTCCCAACAGAGACCCCTCCTGTACAGCCGGGGGTCCAGCTTCAGATACAG TGGCCGCACCCAGAAGCAACTGCTGGACTGTGTGAGGAGGGGCGAGAGAAGGAACCTGCCCTTCGAGAG GAGGTTCTACGGGGCCCACAATGACTCCAGACAGTGTAGGTCGTCACCCGATCTGCTCACTGACGTCTCCAAGCAG GTGTACGAGCAGGCCTGTGggttcccccacccctcctccgtcCAGGGAGGGAAGCGTAGCCAATCAGCTGCTGAGGTTATCTTCAGCCCGCCCCCTCGGactgccccgcccccttccAGTCACGCTCCTTCTCGTTCTGCATCCTTCTCTGGTGCTCAGGCCGCGCCCCCGGGACCATCGGACCACACCCCCTGCCTCAACGAGGGGGAGTGGCTTCA cttctctggtcccacctcctcctactccctgtctcctctccgtcGCAATCGGGAACACTACCAAGGACCGCCCCCATGGGTGTGGCCTCCAGGCTGGGTAACCATGGCACCCAGGGTGTACGCAACCTCCGGTTGCTATGGTGACAGTCGCCGGGGGGATTCGGGGCGAGACGACACGACGGCCGGCCACTTCAGCGACGACTCCACTTACCAGCCAGGGTTGCCGCGGCGCTCCTGGAGCCAATCGGACATGAAGATCCTGCGCCCGTCAACCCCCTCCGGTGCCTCAGGCTCCACCCCCGCCGCAGACTTCCGCCCGCTGGGTCACTACCCACACTTGGCTCGGCGACACACACCAGTACGCCCTACCCACTTGCCTCTCAGCCTATCACCACTGCCCGGGAGACACCCCCCCGCAGGGGCAATGagcaggacaggaagcaggacaGGAAGCGGAGAGCTGAGTGACTCGGACTCGGTGTACCTGTCGTACTGGCCGGCAGCGCTGAGGGGGTTGGGAGGCCCAGGGGGGCCCGGGGGCCTGGCTCGCCTCAGGGTCTCCTCTGGGAGCCTGCAGCTGGATGAGCAGGAAGAGGACTGCCTCAACCTGGACCAGGAGCCAATCACAGCGCCGGAGCAGCCCTGA